The sequence below is a genomic window from Melospiza georgiana isolate bMelGeo1 chromosome 6, bMelGeo1.pri, whole genome shotgun sequence.
TCCTTCTGTTTCTGAAGTTCTTCTGCCTTCTTTCTGAGTTCATCTTCCTGCTGGGAAATGTGATTTTCGAATTCCTTCAGCTCATCCTCGGTGAAGAGCTGCTGTTGATCTAGTGTCTGCAAGAAAATCCATACAAGCGTGAATACTTAGGAAAATACTTAGTATGAGTACTCAGGAAAGCAggagtattttttattttcttactgaAATTCTTACACGATTcactaaaaaaaccctcaaaacaaAAGAGTGAGACATGACACTGTGTATTTTCaatgaaaacagcaaaacagccATTTCTCACTATTTTCTCAACAAAGCTCTACGAGGGCTTTAGATGTAGGAGAAAAATATCCTCATTCTTCCAGCTGAGCTCTTATCTTCCCTTTGAAGTGATTCATAAACAAAATGTGCATTTCCATTTGAAAAGCACGTGTGAAAAGCTCTTCCCGAATCTCCGGGGTGGCGCCAGACCTTTTCTGTGTGTGGAATTCACATCTGCATTACATTTAGTCAGCTCAATGCTACCTTCAGCCGAGGGGCTTAACGACACACAtaccagagcagagctgaaaaaaaccaaaggtCACAGACATGCCGCTCGGTTTCCTGCTCCAAGTGCTGGTAATGGTGCTGCATGTTGTACTTGGAACACATTTTCATTACCTCCCAGCTGTCTGGCtccaaaaattcctttttctctgtagCTCGCAGGAACTCATCCAAAGTCACTAGCCGGTCCTTGTTGATGTCAACCTATTTGAAGCAAAAAATTAAGCTCAAGGTAAAAGACAGCTTTTGGAGAAGctaatgtttttatttcatcaaTCAAATATAAccatttttaattgtttatatGTCCCATTTTTGAGGGAGTGCCCAcaacattttctgaaaactcCTCGCATAAGTTTATGTAtcttaacaaaaataaaactacaAACTAAATCCTGACATTTTACTTCAAAATTCACTGGCTTTATTGGAAACACTTGTGCTCACAGTCCAAACACTAATAGTGGAAtgcatgatttattttttttcagaaagatgTTTTGTAGCTTTCTGGTAACTACTCTGACTCACAGTTACAAAATTATCTCCACCGTTGGAGTGGGAggttttgaaaaacaaaaatcccacccAACTGAATTGTGCTGAAATCCTTtaaggggaagggaggaaatgCTTCCCTTTATGACTAATAGATGACCAGGCTTGCTGTGCTCTTCAAGTTTAAGGAATACAgttgaaatacagaaatattatGGGTGGAAAACACAGTGGTTCAAAACACTCTCTTCCCATTCCTGTGTCTCCCTGAGCTGAAAACCCATCAGACCCAGTGAAGGTTTTCACTGTCACAGGTGATGTCTTGAGCTCTGAGCCCCCTTTTAAAGGGACAAATCTAAGCTATATGAAAGAAGACTTTGCTCTACTCCCTCTTCTCACACCTAAATCTTACCCATCTGCCAAGTGCCAAAGCAAATTTAGTCTTCCTTGTTTGACACAGAACTCACAAGGAATTTCTGCTGAATCTCAGAATCTGCAAACAACCAAGGCTATAGAACAATTCCTTCTCTGGAACTCCTTAAATGAAAACTAGCCAGCAGGCATTACATCagaacacagggacagggtTTGAGAACTGTAACTTGGCATAATCCCAGCACAAGCAGCTCTCAGTGTGACAGGCCATCCCTTTCTACTGCACTTGGACAACACTTCATGTCAGGAGAAATGTATTTTGTGAACACAGAAAGGAATCAGCCCCCACCTCATTCATTACATGTTCTCTCAttctcagcctttcttcttccatTTCAACCATGTCATCCTCTTCATTCTTGGGATCATAAACTTTTTCtaactgaaatttaaaattagtaCATGTTAGTTTGAAGAAAAGGCTGCTCATTCAAATGGCAGAGCATATCTGGAAAAGTGGTGTGAGatgttctctgtgtgtgcaaTGTTCCTCTTTCAGCACAGTATTTAAGCAACAAGTGAGCCTTTCTTTCCTAAGAATGAAGTTTTCAGTTAATTCATGTGGTCTGTTACACTTCAGTGCTGTGGATGTCACAGTCAAGTTGACCTCAGTGTGCAAAGTCTGATCCTACATTTGATTCAAAGCAGGCAGAGATTCCATGTGGTTTCTGGAATGGGACAGAGTGGCTTTTTCACCAGGGCATGCAGCTGACCCCATAAGCATTCAGAGTATCACAAGACAAATTCAGTGCCAAATTTAATGGTTCacttctcttcttgcacaatgTCTTTCTAGGGAATTCATGCTTATGTATTTGTACTTGGCTTTCTCAGGCACTGAGCTTCACTTGCCCAGCCACAGGTAATTTGGTAATGGCCCCAGACCATTAGTTTTTACACTACAAAACTATAAAACAGGGAGACCCCTGTCAAAAAGGACTGCACTGTATCTTCATTGTAGTGAAGGGGATTATGGCAAGTTATGGTACCAGAGTTAAATTTTTAGACAACAAACCAAGGCTTAAAGAAACTAAGAGCCAGTCTACTTTATCAGATGTACATGTGCTTCAAACTAGCCAGACATAAAATAAACTTCTGTAGCCACTTCCAcagtgctgtccctgagccaAGGCACACAAGTGTGACCCTTTTTCTCATCAGACTTGTTGATGAACACTGATTGAGCACAGGTGCCCAGCTTCAGAACCTTTATCAGGTGCATCTAGGGAGGGCAGCTCTCTACATTGCAATTTGCACAGGTAATACCTATCCTGCAGATTAGTTACAGAATCTCCAGCAAGCCTGGGGCAGAAAAATACATGTGCACTAGATTTCTGATGTCTGACTCTTATTCTTCAACTACTTTATTTTGCCTGCTTTTTACACTTTTGTAGAAAAATTAAGGATGTATGAATGCTCTATTTTGTAGTCCAAAGTCCTCAAATATACTTGGGAAAAACAGACATCCCTGTAACCCTGTACTGAtagaagataatttttttaccTCTTTAGTAAATAGGGCTTCTAATTCTTGCTCATCCAGGAAACCATCATTATTGACATCTACAAAAAGAAGTTTTAACAATACAAGTTGAGTGCATATAGAAAGTCACACACATAATAGATCTCCAGGAGTTAAGTAAGGATCAGTGTACACACTTAACAAGAAGCTGGTTACAGAGGTTGTTTCTACTGTTGAGGTTTTTAGCTGGAGTGTCACTTTTGGTTGGTTGGACAAGTCTGCAGCAATCTCTCCACTTCTTAGATTAACAAATTGAAATAGGTCACCACAGGATTGCGCAGACTGCAACTGCCAAAAAATATTGCTGAGAACAAGCTGTCCCCATTTAACCACTAAATTTGTAATAAGACTCAGGAGCAAGCACCAAGATTCTGCAGAAAAACTTTAACTGACAATATGATCCTTAAAAACTTAAAGAATTACATCAAAATCTATATAAACATGCAGCACTTGAGATACGTGTAAGATCACTTTTCATGACAAATGCAGAGAGGAGAATACTTGATAATTAATGATCCATCTTTTATCCTACATTGTGCTCTGAATACTCTTACACTACctctgaaatgaaaagaaaatatctacTTCAAAACAATTACACAAAAATACTGGGTAATAATTTGAAGTTTTCTATATTCTAAGCTCTAAGGCAACAGGTGATTTCAGCTGTTTCTGTTTCGGGAGGTTTTGCACAAAGAAGTTAccaaaaaaatttcagaaagctatttttcaaaatctccttctagaaagaaaagatttaGGAACTATAACTAGATGATCATTAAggacccaaaccattctgtaataATACATGCTTATTGTAAGTTATAAACTGAGATAAAAGTTTAAGCTCAAACTAGAACACTTTATCTGAATTATCATCTTTGAGATTAGTCAAATTCTGTGTATTGTTCAACCCTTTGCAGCCTAGTGCCAGGCAGGATCTATGTAGGGGCACTTTATGATGAAGCATTTAACAATATCAGATCAAAGTTGTAAAGCAAGGTGTTCACTGAGATGCATCCTTATCACTGCTACTGCTTGTTGTTTCTAGCTGTCCATTCCTCAGAAATCTAGGGGCAGGATTAGAGGGTTTTTGTTCTATCAAGGGAATATTGCAATTTCTGAAGAGCCTTGGCCCTTCTATGACCACTCCAAAGATTAGGGGCATCTGGTACTTAGGTCCAGAGATGATGAGATAGCAGGTTTTGCCCCTACACAAATCTCAGAGGATTTATTCCCATTACCTACTGTGCAAGCAAAGTTATAGATATGGACAGCCCTCTAACTACCCATACTTCCCCAAGGAATCCCTACTGTATTTTGCCTGTATGATTTTAGGAGCAGTTCAACAAATCTCtgaatgttttaaattttaaactgcatttaaaaCACTGCATGAAATTTACAAAcaataacaaatattttctcctttgtatTATTCAGATTCACCCAAGTTGCTTGAGGTGTAAGACTTCATCCTAACATATGACAAACTTGTCCTCAGCAGAATGTAACAAAGTCACTTCACTTGTTCATGAAATTAAAACTAAACCTCTTACCGTGcaatttgaaaaatgttttgggGTCAAATTCATTAGGATCTAGTCCATCTGCTTCTTCCCACACCTCTTTCAGTTGATCTTTGCTTCCCTATAGATTGGTTACAAAGAAAAACTATTCAAAAGACAATTTAGTGTAATTGCCCTGCATTACCTTTGCATTATGGTTCCTCTGAAAGGCTTGCCTTATTTGCTGATTAGTCATGTGGCAAATGGAATCAGTggcattttcttcccttccttttggACAAGTTTAATACTTTCATTACACAGAAAGGCCCAGGGAAAGAGGGAGTGTAAAGGAAATGCATATTCTCTGGAAAGGAGCACCTGTAATGATCAGTTATGGCCAGAGAGCCCCATCCAGAAGCAAAAGCTGAAGGGAGCTGAATTATTTTGCCTTTCCTAGAGCAAATGTACTGTGATGCAGTTCCTTGCAGGCCAGGCATACCATGCAGGCAGCCCTACAGTTTTGAATACTGCTCTGGCTTCTTCCTTATGAACTTCAGTGTCTGTAAGAATTCTGGCAGCAAGTAACACATCTGTACAGAAAGAATGGGGGTTTATACACTGGGGTTTACCATGCTCTCAGCAGTGTGCCCATGTCAGTAAGAGGAGGCAAATGATGAGAACAAACAAACTACACCCTTCTGTGTATGAGCTTTTTCTCTCTGGAAAGGAAAGCTCACACTCAGTCAAGTAAGAACAGGCCTTACAGGATGGTGAACTTTAGGGTGATCTCCATGCTTTTTCTTCATCTCCTCAAATTTGgattcttccttcttcctcttttcttcatCCAGTGTTTTTAAATACTCTCTCCTCTCGTGTTCTTTCATCATCTCGTATTTCTTAAACTCCTCATGGCGAGTCTTATCATAGTTTTCCAGGTCACTTGTAGCCTAAAAATAGGGATACACGCAGACAGATGATTATGTAACATAATCTGACATTAAAACCACTGTATTGTTCAGATCTGTGGGCAAGACTGGCCATGCTGCCATTCAGGGCAGTCTGGCTGGGGCTTCCTTTCACATGACAGTGATGCAGAAACATCTCTCCTCCCTTGGTTATTTTCACAGAAGTTAATTTCTAATGGTTCATCTGTTGGACAGTTTTTGCAATTACATGGTGCTGTAAGAAAGCTTCAAGGTGTCCTTTCTCATCAGGAACT
It includes:
- the NUCB2 gene encoding nucleobindin-2 isoform X2 produces the protein MKMLSVLPQQCLLLLTCLLMALEAVPIDIDKTKVKAEGHVEGEKVENPDTGLYYDEYLRQVIDVLETDKHFREKLQTADIEEIKSGKLSRELDLVSHHVRTRLDELKRQEVARLRMLIKAKMDSVQDTGIDHQALLKQFEHLNHQNPDTFEPKDLDMLIKAATSDLENYDKTRHEEFKKYEMMKEHERREYLKTLDEEKRKKEESKFEEMKKKHGDHPKVHHPGSKDQLKEVWEEADGLDPNEFDPKTFFKLHDVNNDGFLDEQELEALFTKELEKVYDPKNEEDDMVEMEEERLRMREHVMNEVDINKDRLVTLDEFLRATEKKEFLEPDSWETLDQQQLFTEDELKEFENHISQQEDELRKKAEELQKQKEELQRQHDQLQAQKQELQQVVKQMEQKKLQQGIPPAGPGGELKIQPRM